The genomic region TTTTGTTTTTCACCTAATGAAATATTTAAATTTTGAAAATCTACTTTTTTATCTAAATTGTTTATATTTAGCATAGAGATTATCTCTTCTAAATAGTTAGAATCTTCTGCATTATTAAATATAATATTTGTTTTAACATCTCCCTCAAAAAGATATATTGGATTATATAAATACGAACAATTCTTAATAAAGTCTTTAGAAAAATAAAATACAGAATTCTTATTATTTTTTTTGATCATTTCAGGTGAAGATATTTGAGTTAATAAATTAAAAATAGTTGTTTTTCCAGCTCCATTTTTTCCTTTTATAATATATAATCCATTCCTTTTATTTAATATAAAGTTTTCTATTTCTAATAATTTTTCTTTATTTTCCGTATATATTGAGCAATTCTTTATTTCTATAATATTATCTTTATTCTCATTCTCTAAGTTAATATTTTCTTTTTCTTTATAATTATAGAAATCATTTATTCTATTCAATATACCTTTGTTTGAATGTTTTTCCACAATCGCTTGAGCAATTTGACTTAATGGTTCAAAAAGCATACTTAAATATTGAGAAAACATTATTAAACTACCTAATGTCATTTTTTGTGAAATTACGTAATATGCACCAATACCCATTATTGTAAAAGAAGATAATGTATTTACAAACATCGGTACTTCTTTTCCAAAATTATACCAATAAGAATATTTTAATCTAATATTTTTCCATTCTTCTAATTTTTTTTCAAATATCTTTTCAAAGTATTGTTCTTTCTGATATAGATTAATATGAATTTTTCCTTCTATATTCTTATTTGCATTTGTAATAAATTCATCAGCTTTAATTCTTTCTAACTTTGAATATTGTTCTAATTTTTTCTTATTTATTCCCATTGAAAATACATATAAAGGTATAAATATTGCACTTATCAAAGATAAAATTGGATTTATAAAAAATAATATTATATATCCTGAAATTACTCTAAGTATTCCAATAGTTAAAGTTCCTAAATAAGTAACTACCACATTAGCATATGTTCCGCTATCTGAAATAAGATAATTTAATAATTGTCCTTTATCAAAATTTTTGTAATTATATTTTTTTATTTTAAAAATTTTTTTCAGTAATATTTTTTTTAATTTCACTGAAAAATATAACGGTATTTTATCCCATTGATACTTTAAGAAATAAAAAATATATGAATGTAAGAATACTGAAAATCCCAATCCCAAAAATAACCAAATTTTTAATTCTTTAATATTATTAGCACTTATAATATTATCAATTAAATATTTAGTGAATATCGGAAAGATATAATATAAACATATACCAATAAACGAAAAAAATACCAATTGTATTATTTTAATTAAATTTTTTTTTCTTTAAAATCTAGAATTTTTCTCATTATTTATTGCCTCCTCATAATACAACTTTATCAAGTCATTCAAAATATATTTTTCTGGTATACATTTTTTAAGTTTTTTCGTTTCTAGTAAAAAACATCCACCCATACACCATGGTAACACTTTACAATTTAAACATTCTCCTGAAAATGGATTTCTTAATATTTTTTTATAATAATTCTTTTCATTCAAATTCAAATCTCCATTATTATCAATATATCCCATTTCAAAAGTCTTGTCATTTTCACTAGACGTACAATGATATAGTGTACCGTTTGTTTCAACTAGAAAGGTATTTATTCTATCAAAACCACAATTATAACCTTTTATATCATAAAATGGAACTTTTTTTCCATATTTTAATAAAGTTTTATATATTTTTAATAACACTTTGGAATACTCTTTAATATCCTTATAAAAAATATCTTCATTGGTATAATTTATATCAAATTTTTTTGCTTCATTAAAATGTAGCATTACATTTTCTTTAGATAAAATTTTATATTTTTTTAACTCATAAAGATAATTTTCTATATTTTCATTATTTTTATTTATATTTAATCTTAAAATTATATCTACTTCAGGCCATATATCAAGAAGTAATAAAATATTTTTTATAATTTGGTCATATGTACCTTCTTTATTTCTTAATATTCTGCTCTTATTATGTTGCTTTTTATCCCCATCTAAAGTGATCTGGATTGTTTTTATTTTGGTATTTTTTAGTTTTAATATATTGTTTTTAGTTAGTAAAAAACCATTTGTTGTTAAATTACTAAAAAAATTTATATCTTTATAGTTGTCTTGGATATAATTTTCTATTTCAATTATTGCATTAAGATTTAATAATGGTTCTCCACCAAACCAATGGATATTGAGAATATCTATATTATTTTCTAATACTGTTTTATCTATCCATTTCTTTATAGAGTTTATTGTGTTATCTTCCATCATTTTTTTATTATGACTTTGATAACAATAACTACATAAAAAATTACAATCATTTGTAGTTTTAATTGTTAGAGAATATATTTTATTATCAAATTTATTTTTATTATGTATATAATGCAATCTATCCATTTCATCTAATTCTTTGTTTATCCACATACCATATTCTATAAATTTTTCCTCTATTTCTGAATTTTCAATAAAAAAATTTTTGTAATTCTCATAATATTCCTCATTTAATTCAAGCATTCCATGGGTGTATGTATTAAAAATAATCCAATTATCATCTTTTTTTATTTCAACATTAAATTTTGAATGTTTATATTTTTGAGATTTATTTTTTATCTTATCCATAATGTCACCTCACTAACCTAATTTTATATATAATATATATTGTATTATAAAACCTCATATTGCTATAATTTAAATATATTCCACAAATAACTGAGTATAAATATTTTTTGGTATTCATAAGTTATTTTTACTCTGAAAATTCATGTTGAATTTGAGAATTGATTGAATCAGTTTTATATTTATCTTCATTATCACCTGCTAAAATAATATTTGTTGAGATTAATAAAAAGATAATAAGTAAAATCACTATTTTTTTCATCCCATCACCTCCACTGTTATTTTACTATTTCTAACATGGTTTTCAACCATTACTGTAATGTTAACAAAGCTCTATTTATAAGGGTTTTCTTTTTGCGATAAAATTACATTTCTGTTATAAAATTCATGTAACATTATTTTGTGAATTATATAATACTTTTTAATAGTTTATTTTATATACTAATTCTTTTTGTTTCACATTGTAAAAAATAGCAAAAATTTTGGTTTTAAATTTTTGTGAAGTATGTAACTATTTGGTTGGTGATAATATATGAAGATTAATAATATGTTTCTTAAAAAGATTATATATAGTCGAATACGGAAGTTTTTCATAACCAATTATGAATTATATTGATTCTATTATTGAGAAGTTTTTAAGATTATAAAATAATACCCTGGCAATTCAGTTTGCCAGGGTATTATTTATAATTTACAGATTATTTTCTAAGGAAACTCTAAGGTTATTTTAAGGGGATTCTAAGTATAATAAGTTATTATATAGATGTCGAAAGAAAAATATAAAAAAATAACTTAAATTTTAGGAGGCGGTTTATATGAAAAAAAGTTTATTAGTAGGAATAGTGGCATTGATTTTAGTAGTAGTATCATTTGCAGGTGGTTTTTTTAATAATCCAAGCGCAGCAGTATCTACTTTACCAGTTGAAACATTATCAGCAAGTGAGACTGAAGGATTATTATTAATGAGAGAGGAAGAAAAATTAGCAAGGGATGTTTATTTAACATTGTATGATACATGGGGTATTCAAACATTTTACAATATAGCGCAAGCAGAACAAACACATATGAATGCAGTAAAAAGTATTTTGGATAAATATGATTTACAAGACCCAATAACAGATTATACAGTTGGAGTTTTTAATAATGAAGAATTACAAAAATTATATTATGATTTAGTAGCAGAAGGTCAAAAATCAGTTATAGATGCTTTAAAGGTAGGAGCAACAATAGAAGATTTGGATATATATGATTTAAATAAATTATTAAAAGAAACAGACAATCAAGATATAAAATTAGTATATGAAAATTTAATATCCGGATCAGAAAGTCACATGAGAGCATTTGCGGGTCAATTAGATAGATATAATGTAACATATTCAGCCCAATACATAACCAATGAAGAATTACAAGAAATTTTAAATGGAAACAATGGCTCATCTTCTAATAATTCTAGTTCAAAAGGCTATGGAAATAAAGGTAGAAGAAGATAAAAATATTATAGAAAATAATAAAAGAGGTTTCGGAATATCCGAAACCTTTTTTAATTAATATATATATTTTAATCTATAATAATTTTCTCCAGAGATTACATATAATGTATCTTCTTTATTTAATTTATATGGGTTTTCATTAACTTTAACTTCTGTGCCTAATAATTCGCTTATTTCTTTTGCTTTTTCTTCACATCCTATATGACTTTCAAAACCTTCTTTAATTCCATGTTTTAATTCTTCCAAAGAAATTCTTTCAACTCTTAAATCTTCAACTGGTTTTACTAATATCAAATCTAAATCAACCTTATCTGAAATGTATTTAGCCATAATATCCCTCCCTGATTTGGTATTTTACAATTCTATTATACCATAGTTAAAACTTTAAATCAAATTAGATAAATCAAATTCTAACTGTATATCTAACGGTTCTCTCTCATAAATCTCTCTAATTATTACTTTTGAATATAAATATCAAAATCTATTTTTATAGATACTTTGCTATTTGTGCAGCTAATTTTGCATTATTATATACCAGCTGTATATTTGAAGCTAAACTTTCACCACCAGTAATTTCTTTAATTTTAGCTAATAAGAAAGGTGTTGTTTCTTTTCCTTTTATTCCTAACTTTTCAGCTTCTTTTAATGCTTCTTCAATTGCCTTGGTTATGACTTCATAATCCATTTGATATTCTTCAGGTATTGGATTAGCTATAACAGCTCCACCTTTTAAATTAAGATCCCATTTTACTTTTAAAAAATTTGCAATTTCTTCTGGTGAATCTAATCTGAAGTTTACATTAAATCCGCTTTTTCTTGTATAAAATGCCGGCAGTTCAACTGTTTGATATCCGATAACAGGAACACCAAAAGTTTCTAAATATTCTAAAGTTAATCCAAGATCTAATATAGATTTTGCTCCAGCACAAACTACAGCTACGTTTGTATTTGCTAATTCTTGAAGATCTGCTGAAATATCAAAAGTTTCCTGTGCATTTCTATGAACTCCACCTATACCTCCTGTAGCAAAAACTTTTATTCCAGCTAATGCTGCTATGATCATTGTACCAGCAACAGTTGTTGCACCATCTAGTTTTTTTGAAACAACATATGGAATATCTCTTCTACTAACCTTTATAACTTCTCTTCCTTTTTTTCCTAAATATTCTATTTCTTCCTTATTTAAACCTGCTTTTAATTTTCCGTTTATAATAGCAATAGTTGCAGGAACTGCACCATTTTCTCTAACAATTTGTTCTACATTTAATGCAGTTTCAACATTTTGAGGATAAGGCATTCCATGTGAAATGATGGTTGACTCTAAAGCAACAACTGGCTTTTTTGATTCTAATGCTTCTTTTACTTCTTCAGAAATAACTAAATATTCATTTAACATATTTCCATCTCCTTTATTATTTTTTTTATATTTTCAACATTTAAATCTTCAGATATTGTATTTTTAGATTGCAAAGCTATTATAGAAGCACCTATTGCAAAAGAACCAGAATATTTTAAATCATAATCATTCAAATAAGAATAAACTAATGCTGCGGTAAAAGCATCTCCTGCACCAGTTGCATTAGTTACTTTAATTTTCGGAGACTCTATCTTTATTATTTCTTTTTCATTTGCACAAATTATCCCATTTTCTCCCATAGTTAAAAACACCTGTTTTACACCTTTATCGATTAATACTTCACATGCTTTTTGAGCATCATTTTCATCATTAATTTTTATATTTGTTAAAATTTCGGCTTCTAACTTATTAGGTTTTATTGTATGAAATCTTCCTATAATATCTTTTACTTTTTCTGTTTTAGTAGTTGAAACTGTATCTAAGAAAATAGGATTTTTATATGTTTCTAATAAGTATTCAATACTTTCTTTAGGTAAATTTGTATCCAATATCAGAACTTCACTATTTAGTATTATACCCTTTCTTGATTTAAAAAAATCAATTGTTAGTTCATCGCAAATATCCATATGGGATATAGCAACTTCCATATCTCTGTCATTATTTAATATGGCTAAATATATAGATGTTTGATTTTTTGAAGATATTAGAGAATTTCCTATATCGATACCAATTTCTTTAGAATGTTTTATAATTTTTTCTCCATATATATCGTTACCAATAGCTGTAATAAATTTTACATTTAAATCTAATTTCGCCAAATTTTCTGCAATATTTCTTCCAACCCCGCCTAATGACATATTTACAACACCTGGATTAGAATCTTTTGATATAAGATCATTCTTTGGAAAGCCAGTTATATCGATATTTGATCCACCTATTACAAGAACATAATTATTTTTATTTACAATATAACCTCTTCCAAGTATATACCCTTTTTTAATTAAATTAGTTATATGTATTGCTACAGAAGATCTTGCAATATTTAAAATGGATGCTATTTCTTCTTGAGAAATAAAAGGATTATCTTTTATAAGCTTTAAAATTTCTTTTTCTCTATCCGTCATTTTATCACCTAACTTTTGTTTAATTTATAAACAATTTTATAATATCACAAATAGAATAATTTTTCAAGTAGTTCAAATAAATTATTATTTCTAAGGATTTTTTAAGTATATTCTAAGTTTATTTTAAGGGTTAAAGGTTATTATATCAGTGTCATAAAAAGATAAAATGAATGGAGGAGATATTATGAGAGGTTATTATCCAGGTTATCATACATTTGGCAGTTTTTTCGGAATTGGTTATGGTTGGATAGGAATGATTGTTATAGGTGTAATAATATTTATAGTTTTGTATTTATTATTTAAAGGTAGTTCTAGAAGAAATAAAGATTATTATTTTTCAGAAATGCAAGAAAAAAAAGACAAAGCATTAGAAATATTAAATGAAAAATTTGTAAAAGGCGAAATTGATGAAGAAGAATATTTAAGAAAAAAGAAATTAATAAAAGATTAGGAGATGATTATTTCATTAATATATAAAATAAAGCCCTTTAACAGGGCTTTATTTTATAATTTCTAGATATTTTTCATTATCATATGATACAATATTAAGCTTTTCTTTTAATTTATCCAATACTTTCTCTTTATCCTCATTAAATTCAGATATTATTTTCATTGCTTGTTCAAGACGTAAGGGATGTTTTTCTGTAATATCCAAAATTGCTTCTATTGAATTTTTATATCTACTAATATCAAATTCTCCTTCCTCTCTAAAAGCTATTGATGAAGAATTTGGGATTATTTTTAATGCATAAGCTAAAGATTCTTGATCAGGAATTTTTACCCATTTTTCAACAGGTGGCCTTACTGGTACATTAATAAACACTTTTTCAGGAATTGGATTTATTGATTTTATAATTTCAGCAATTTTTTCAATATCTTCTTTTGAATCATTAACATCTTTTATTAACATTATTTCAACCCATATTTTTCCTTTAAAATTTTTTGCGAATATTTTCAAACCATTTATTATTTCATTATATTCTACATTCATAATAGGTCTATTTATCAACTTATATTTTTTCTCATCTGGTGCATCAATACTTGGTAGAATCAAATCAACATCCATTAATTCCTCTCGGACTTCTTCAAGATAAAATAAAGAGCCATTAGTAACAACTGCAATTTTATACTTGTTTTGGTAAGTATCTCTAATCCATTTTATAATATCTCCTATTCCTGAATGTAAAGTTGGCTCTCCATCACCTACAAAAGTTATATAATCTATAGGTATATTACTAGTTTTAATTGCATAATTCAATTCTTCAATAATACTTTTTGTTGGTATATATTCTTTCCTTTCATTTGTAAAATTAGTTGTTTTACCTAATTGACAATAGATACAAGAATAATTACATGTTTTTAATGGTGTTAAATTTATTCCTAATGAATTTCCCAATCTTCTTGAAGGTACTGGCCCAAATACATTACCCATCATTTCACCTCATTCACAATATATATTTAATACATATATATTATATCATAATTTTTATGCTATAATAAATTAAAATATGTAATTAGGTGATATTATGAAAAAATCCATTATTTATATTTTACTGGCTTCTATACTCATGGGAAGCACATTTCCCATACAAAAAATTGGTTTATTAAATGTTGATCCTTTAACTTATATTTTTCTAAGATTTTTAATTGCCACATTTTTATCTTTTCTTATTTTTAAAAAGAATGATATCTTTCATTCTTTTATTTTAGGATTAGTTCTTTCTGTGGGATATATTTCTCAAATTATTGGGATCAAATATACAACTGCATCGAAATCTGGTTTTATTGTTTCGCAATACATCATTTTTATCCCTATATTTTCCTACATTATAGAAAAGGAAAAAATAACTAAATATCAATCTGTAGGATTTCTTTTTTCCATAATAGGTTCTTATTTATTATCTGGTGGAATAAGCGGTTTCAATTTTGGTGATTTATTAATGTTTATTTGTGCAATAAGTTTTGCTTTACATATTGTTTTGATTACTAAGTTTAGTAAAATAGTTGATGAAAAACATTTATTGAGTTTTCAATTTTTGACTGTAACTGTTATTAGTTTTATAGCTCTTCTTATTTTCAAAAAAAGCATCTATGTAACTCCTGTATCATTTCTTACAATTTTTTATACAGCAATCGTTGGAAGTATTATAGTAATCTATTTGCAGCTAAAATATCAAAAAAATATAGGAAGCAATCTAACTGCAATATTATTTTTATCACAACCTATTTTTTCTGCACTTCTATCTTTTATCTTATTAAAAGAATCATTTACATTTAAACAAATAATTGGTTCTTCTATTTTGTTATTTGGAATTATAATATCTAATTTTTCAAATAAAAAAAACTAATCATGCAGATACATGATTAGTCAGACTGTTGATAAAGTATTTTCTAAAAAAATAATATGAACGAATACTTGAAAATTCCCGAAAAAATATGAATGAAGGCGGATAAAATCACATGGATGTGATTTTAAGAGAAATCAATCAGGATGTGCGTTTGAGCGACCGCCGAGAATGAATATTTTTGAGGATTTAGAATTTTCCGTATGAGTGAATATTATTTTTGAAAATACTTTGTATTTAATTATAAAGTTTGTCTACAAACTAACTGATCATGCAGATACATGATTAGTTTTTATTAGTTTTTAATTGTTTAACTGTTTTTTCAGAATTTTATTTAAATAATTTTCTTTAGCTAATATTTCAATTTCATATCCATTTTCCAATTGTTTTTGTTTTCTAATACCTATATCATTCTTTAGTTTTTCAATCTTCCACATATTATTGAATTCAATAAAGACTTTAGTTGACTTTATAACATTAAACTCTAATAACTTATCTTCTAGTTTTAAAAGAAACTCATGAACACTTTCTTTAGATTTTGCACTTACCAACAAAGCATTTGGATATAATGTTTTTATATGTTGTATTTTCTCAAAGGAGAGTTTGTCAATTTTATTAAAAACGACAATTCTGGGAATCTCTTCTTTTAATATATCATTTATTATGTTATCTACAACTCGCATCTTATCTTCAAAATTTTCTTCACTAATATCTATTAATTCTATTATTACATCTGCATAATTAATTTCATCTAATGTGGATTTAAATGATTCTACTAATTCTACAGGTAATTTTCTAATAAATCCAACTGTATCAGAAAATATTGCTGACAATCCTGAAGGGAAATGAATTTTTCTTGAGAGTGTAGAAAGTGTAGAAAATAATTTTTGTGAAACCAAAATTTTCTCATCTTCAGATAATGCTTTTAATAACGTAGATTTACCTGCACTTGTATAACCTAATATTGAAATTTGTGGGATATATGATTCATTTCTTTTTTTATTTTTAACTTCTCTAACTTGTTCTAAAGATTTTAATTGCTTTTTTAAATAATTAATTCTATCTTTTATATTACGTCTTCTATATTCTAATAATGTTTCACCAGAACCTCTGGTTCCAGTTCCTGTACCTCTTGCACCTCCACCTATTCTTGAAAGTTCTTTACCTAAACCTATTAATTTTGGTAATTCATATGTCAATGTAGCTAATTCTACTTGCAATTTTGATTCTGCAGTTCGAGCATTTCTTTTAAAAATTTCAAGTATTACCTCATTTCTATCTACAATCTTAATTTCTTCTCCTAATTGTTCTTGAATATTTTTTCTTTGAGAGTTAAAAAGAGAATCATTAAAAACAATTACATCTGCGTTATATGCTTTAACGATCTCTAACATTTCTTGGAATTTACCTTTACCCAAATAAAACTTTTTGTCTATATGATTCCTATTTTGATATATCTCAGTCAATATTTTAATACCTATATTTTCACATAATAATTTTAATTCTTCGATTTGCTTATCAAAGTCTTTTTCACCTATATTAACAGCTACTATTATTCCATTTAAAAATTCGTTCGTATTAATCTCCTCCTCTAACTTTTATATAATTTATTATACCAGAAAACATAATATATTATGCTTGAATTTTATAATATAAAGGAGTATAATTTATATGTAAATAAAATAATCAAATTTATAATTCCTATAGGAGGGAAAAATATGAGTAAAAAAAGAATATTTTTTATATCATTTTTATTATTAATCTTATCTTTTAGTTTAGTAGGATGTTTCTCTGAGAAAGTCCCTTCTGCTACAAAAAATGTTTCTTTAGATGTATTATTAACGGATAGACCTGTTAGTGACATTGATGAACTTCATGTATTTATTAAAGATATATACTTTACTTATGAATTAAATGGAGAAAGTTTTGAGTCAACTCCAGTAACTATAAACAAGGATTATGATATTTTGAGTTTAGCAGGAACAGAAGTAACTTTGTTTTCACTGGATATTCCAGAAGGATCTGAATTAGGTACTATACATATGGATGTTGAACAGGAAGCTACAGTTATAATAACAAATAATAATTATACCGCAACTGTTGCAGCTAATGGGAAATTGGTTATTCCAAATGCTGGAATAGATGTTAATGCTGATGGTGAATTAGTAATTGATTTTGATGCAGCTAGTTCTTTAAAACAAATTGGTAATACAAACAATTACAAACTTATTCCTGTATTAAAACCATCATTCCGAAGGAAGAATTCTACTGATATATTTGCTATAAAAGGAAAAGTTTTAGATGTTTCTGAAAATCCTGTTAGCAAAGCCATAATTACTTTGTCCGCTACAATAACAAATGAGCCGACCATTATAAGAGTAAGTTTAACAAATAAAGATGGAGAATTTTATTTAGGAAAACATGAAAACGGAAAATATGATATAAATCTTTATACAAACGTAATTTTACCAGAAGATGGAGAAATTAATTTTGATTCTTTGGCTTCAGATTATTCTACAACTTTATATATAAACAGTGAAGATGTGAATATAACCATAAATTTAAATCAATAATAAAGTTTAAAAGACTGGCTCCAGCCAGTCTTTTAATTTAATAAACAGCTATATATCCATCTGCTCTTTTTTCAGTTCCTGCTACATAACTTTTACCATTTTTAATTATTATTTGACCTCTTCCGAATGGCCCGGAACTTAAAGAAATTTTTATGTCGTGGCCTTTTCTTTCTAAATTTTCAGCAACATATGTTGGAAAATCTTTTTCTATTAATATCGTTTTTTTCTCAATCCATTGCCATCTTGGAGCATCTAACGCAGCTTGAGGATTTAAGTTTTTATCAATCATATTTAATATAACCTGTAAATGTCCCTGTGGTTGCATAAATCCCCCCATTACTCCAAATGGTCCAATTGGTTGATTATCTTTAGTGATAAATCCAGGTATAATTGTATGATATGGCTTTTTTCTTGGTTCTAAATAATTTATATGATTTTTATTCAATGAAAAACTATGTCCTCTATTTTGAAGAGCAATGCCTGTTTCAGGAACTACAATACCAGAACCAAATCCCATATAATTACTTTGGATAAAAGAAACCATATTTCCCCATTTGTCTGCTGTTGCTAAATAAACAGTGTTAGACGCTGGTATCTTTCCAGGTGTTGGAATTATAGCATTATTAGAAATCAATTTTGCTCTTTCTTTAGCATAATTTTCTGATAACATTTCTTCTAATTTTACCTTCATTTTAGTTATATCAGTTATATATTCTTTTCCATCTATAAAAGCTAATTTTAAAGCTTCTATTGATTTATGATAAAATTCATAATCAGAATTTATCTCTAAGTTTTTATAAATGTTCAACGCCATTAAAGTGATTATTCCTTGGACATTTGGTGGTAATTCCCATATATCATATCCTTTATAATTTACACTTATTGGTTCTACTAAATTATTTTTAAATTCAGCGAAATCATTATAATTAAAATATCCACCATATTTTTTAGAAAATTCAATGATCTTTTTAGTTATTGAACCATTATAAAACTCTTCAGCATTAGACTCTGCAATTAATTCTAATGTTTTTGCATGGTAAGGAAGTCTTACTATTTCTCCAGGTTTAGGCGCATCATCTCCAAATGTTTCAAACCAATATTTAAAAACTTCTCCTTTTAATTTTTCCTTATAAATTTTATTTGCTCTATTCCAGTAATAAGAAACTGTTGGTGAAACTGGATACCCTTCTAAAG from Marinitoga aeolica harbors:
- a CDS encoding DUF4382 domain-containing protein; translation: MSKKRIFFISFLLLILSFSLVGCFSEKVPSATKNVSLDVLLTDRPVSDIDELHVFIKDIYFTYELNGESFESTPVTINKDYDILSLAGTEVTLFSLDIPEGSELGTIHMDVEQEATVIITNNNYTATVAANGKLVIPNAGIDVNADGELVIDFDAASSLKQIGNTNNYKLIPVLKPSFRRKNSTDIFAIKGKVLDVSENPVSKAIITLSATITNEPTIIRVSLTNKDGEFYLGKHENGKYDINLYTNVILPEDGEINFDSLASDYSTTLYINSEDVNITINLNQ
- a CDS encoding gamma-glutamyltransferase family protein gives rise to the protein MEFDFLEYPFNSKRTCVFAKNGVVATSEPLAAQAGLEILKKGGNAIDAAIATAAVLTVVEPTSNGIGSDNFAIIWYKGKLYGMNSSGYAPQKLSLEELRKRRINEIKPHSWEAVTVPGTPAGWNLLWNKFGNLEFREIFEPAIKYALEGYPVSPTVSYYWNRANKIYKEKLKGEVFKYWFETFGDDAPKPGEIVRLPYHAKTLELIAESNAEEFYNGSITKKIIEFSKKYGGYFNYNDFAEFKNNLVEPISVNYKGYDIWELPPNVQGIITLMALNIYKNLEINSDYEFYHKSIEALKLAFIDGKEYITDITKMKVKLEEMLSENYAKERAKLISNNAIIPTPGKIPASNTVYLATADKWGNMVSFIQSNYMGFGSGIVVPETGIALQNRGHSFSLNKNHINYLEPRKKPYHTIIPGFITKDNQPIGPFGVMGGFMQPQGHLQVILNMIDKNLNPQAALDAPRWQWIEKKTILIEKDFPTYVAENLERKGHDIKISLSSGPFGRGQIIIKNGKSYVAGTEKRADGYIAVY
- the hflX gene encoding GTPase HflX: MNTNEFLNGIIVAVNIGEKDFDKQIEELKLLCENIGIKILTEIYQNRNHIDKKFYLGKGKFQEMLEIVKAYNADVIVFNDSLFNSQRKNIQEQLGEEIKIVDRNEVILEIFKRNARTAESKLQVELATLTYELPKLIGLGKELSRIGGGARGTGTGTRGSGETLLEYRRRNIKDRINYLKKQLKSLEQVREVKNKKRNESYIPQISILGYTSAGKSTLLKALSEDEKILVSQKLFSTLSTLSRKIHFPSGLSAIFSDTVGFIRKLPVELVESFKSTLDEINYADVIIELIDISEENFEDKMRVVDNIINDILKEEIPRIVVFNKIDKLSFEKIQHIKTLYPNALLVSAKSKESVHEFLLKLEDKLLEFNVIKSTKVFIEFNNMWKIEKLKNDIGIRKQKQLENGYEIEILAKENYLNKILKKQLNN